A single region of the Rhodococcus sp. W8901 genome encodes:
- a CDS encoding MCE family protein: MFPVRIIDVVVGVWLFVFRGERRPGAGTPLALGTVGIVLLVAGLAAAIGIPKVWYLARTSPYTAELANASGLSGGDPVYVAGVPAGRVEGIDLAGDHVRVDFRLDNGQPLGNRTTATVRLKTVLGKRYLEVVPAGIVDEAASDGAAANLIPLARTTVPYSLDDVSRDATDASTRIDAKSLEAMMTTLSEVMPDDPEQLGKALAGISGASAVVAQNAEQIDQLLTMSRSLSDLAVRQSDSLTATVANAQTIVRTLAVRKEVLTRLVQNLRSVLSTLATTYTEHEEEFGQMTTNLVEVTDTLQRNADHIDQILTRLPRALRAATDATGNGSWTDVTAPAAVVPDNMLCMLGVMQGCR, encoded by the coding sequence CGCTGGGCACCGTCGGCATCGTGCTGTTGGTGGCCGGTCTCGCGGCGGCGATCGGCATACCCAAGGTGTGGTACCTGGCCCGGACCAGCCCGTACACGGCCGAACTGGCCAATGCCAGCGGCCTGTCCGGCGGCGACCCCGTCTACGTCGCGGGCGTGCCCGCCGGACGCGTCGAGGGCATCGACCTCGCGGGTGATCATGTGCGCGTGGACTTCCGGCTCGACAACGGACAACCGCTCGGGAACCGGACCACCGCCACCGTGCGGCTGAAGACGGTGCTCGGCAAGCGGTACCTCGAGGTGGTCCCTGCCGGGATTGTCGACGAGGCTGCGTCCGACGGGGCGGCGGCGAACCTCATCCCGCTCGCCCGGACCACCGTGCCGTACAGCCTCGACGACGTCAGCCGGGACGCCACCGATGCGTCGACTCGGATCGACGCGAAGTCGTTGGAGGCGATGATGACGACGCTGTCCGAAGTGATGCCGGACGACCCCGAGCAGCTCGGCAAGGCTCTCGCGGGTATCAGCGGAGCGTCCGCGGTCGTCGCGCAGAACGCCGAGCAGATCGACCAGTTGCTGACCATGTCGCGCTCGCTGTCGGATCTGGCCGTCCGACAGAGCGACTCGCTGACTGCGACGGTGGCGAACGCACAGACCATCGTCCGCACCCTGGCGGTGCGCAAGGAGGTGCTCACCCGGTTGGTCCAGAATCTCCGGTCCGTGCTGTCCACCCTCGCGACCACCTACACCGAACACGAGGAGGAGTTCGGGCAGATGACCACCAACCTGGTCGAGGTGACGGACACGTTGCAACGCAACGCCGATCACATCGACCAGATCCTGACCCGGCTGCCGCGGGCACTGCGCGCGGCCACCGACGCGACGGGCAACGGATCGTGGACCGACGTCACCGCCCCCGCCGCCGTGGTCCCCGACAACATGCTGTGCATGCTCGGCGTGATGCAGGGCTGCCGATGA
- a CDS encoding MCE family protein, whose amino-acid sequence MSAPHRRISGRIVLALVVVITVAAGAWFVFAGTDRTKTVHVDFAYVNGLYPGSDVTVLGVPVGTVTTVEPLGTHVRVTASVPDTVDLPADAHAYVLNPSVISDRHLEFGPAYRGGPKLEDGAEIPLERSHAPIDFDGLMGSLSTLTEALGPDGGDAGELLSRAATGMSGRGDDFNRAVRNLGAATGVVGARSEDIGAVVENLNTLMVQLDERQVSLDALVSDLGALGDEWAAQDLDISQPLQDLATVFDQIDRFTAEHGDDVGVISQNMATLGDALAANRPGLAEFMDLVPLLMQNLSKTVGPDDRGRIRLDISTALTQFAVAQPLCEQYPMPLCTGAGFTNPISFPISASDPLGLATLLSGGSAPIGGN is encoded by the coding sequence ATGAGTGCCCCCCACCGACGGATCTCCGGCCGGATCGTGCTCGCGCTGGTCGTGGTGATCACGGTGGCGGCCGGCGCCTGGTTCGTGTTCGCGGGGACCGACCGCACGAAGACCGTGCACGTCGACTTCGCGTACGTCAACGGTCTCTACCCGGGCAGCGACGTGACGGTGCTCGGGGTACCTGTCGGCACGGTCACCACAGTGGAACCGCTGGGTACCCACGTCCGGGTGACGGCGTCGGTGCCCGACACCGTCGACCTGCCGGCGGACGCGCACGCGTACGTGCTCAACCCCTCGGTGATCAGCGATCGGCACCTCGAGTTCGGCCCGGCCTACCGCGGCGGCCCGAAACTCGAGGACGGTGCGGAGATACCGCTCGAGCGCAGCCACGCACCGATCGACTTCGACGGCCTGATGGGCAGCCTCAGCACGCTCACCGAGGCGCTGGGACCGGACGGCGGCGACGCGGGCGAGCTGCTGTCGCGGGCCGCGACCGGGATGAGCGGTCGCGGTGACGACTTCAACCGTGCGGTCCGGAACCTCGGCGCCGCAACGGGTGTCGTGGGCGCGCGCAGTGAAGACATCGGAGCCGTGGTCGAGAACCTGAACACGCTCATGGTCCAGCTCGACGAGCGGCAGGTGAGCCTCGACGCGCTGGTGTCCGACCTGGGTGCGCTCGGCGACGAATGGGCGGCCCAGGACCTCGACATCTCCCAGCCGCTGCAGGATCTGGCGACCGTCTTCGACCAGATCGACCGCTTCACCGCTGAACACGGCGACGACGTGGGGGTGATCTCGCAGAACATGGCGACCCTCGGTGACGCGCTCGCCGCGAATCGGCCGGGCCTGGCCGAGTTCATGGACCTGGTGCCGCTGCTGATGCAGAACCTGTCGAAGACCGTCGGACCCGACGACCGCGGCCGGATCCGGCTCGACATCTCCACCGCGCTCACCCAGTTCGCGGTTGCGCAGCCCCTGTGCGAGCAGTACCCGATGCCGCTGTGCACGGGCGCCGGCTTCACCAATCCGATCTCCTTCCCGATCAGCGCATCCGACCCGTTGGGTCTGGCCACGCTGCTCTCGGGAGGTTCCGCGCCGATCGGGGGGAACTGA
- a CDS encoding MCE family protein, translating to MTVALAGALAATGCGTGIQDLPLGRSVPGDNYTVSVQLAHADGLLLGADVRHGQRVIGRVAHLSTDTVGAVVDLNLTSSVELPDNVEAAVELPSALGSPFIRLREPEQPSGTALSDGDVIALSRTEIGPQIESALATLGAVLTGSGFDQLQTVIGELNAAFDGRPQQVRNLLDTVTALTGTATQHQQDFDAATDLAADISRQLVAQLDVIDGFLDTAPETVTILAGQRDRIASLLDSSARLAEHVDFVTSQSSTGLGAVLGDTATVLASLRSYNSRIGETLANMNSFLGNFDRAAKGDYLMFDGTLDIPAGIENLITGGTAALPPEAGSMRSLLSGGIG from the coding sequence GTGACGGTTGCTCTGGCCGGAGCCCTGGCCGCCACCGGGTGCGGCACCGGCATCCAGGACCTGCCGCTGGGGCGGTCCGTGCCCGGCGACAACTACACCGTGAGCGTCCAACTCGCGCACGCCGACGGACTGCTCCTCGGTGCCGACGTCCGCCACGGACAGCGCGTGATCGGTCGGGTCGCGCACCTGTCCACCGACACCGTCGGAGCGGTCGTGGACCTGAACCTGACGTCGTCGGTCGAGCTGCCCGACAACGTCGAGGCCGCGGTGGAGCTGCCGTCCGCGCTGGGCAGTCCGTTCATCCGGCTCCGGGAGCCCGAGCAGCCGTCCGGAACCGCGCTGTCCGACGGCGACGTGATCGCTCTGTCCCGCACCGAGATCGGGCCGCAGATCGAGAGCGCGCTCGCCACCCTGGGCGCGGTCCTGACCGGTAGCGGCTTCGACCAGTTGCAGACCGTGATCGGCGAACTGAACGCCGCCTTCGACGGACGACCCCAGCAGGTCCGGAACCTGCTCGACACGGTCACCGCCCTGACCGGGACGGCGACGCAGCACCAGCAGGACTTCGATGCCGCGACCGATCTCGCTGCGGACATCTCGCGCCAACTGGTGGCGCAGCTGGACGTCATCGACGGGTTCCTCGACACCGCGCCCGAGACGGTGACCATCCTGGCGGGACAGCGGGATCGCATTGCTTCCCTGCTCGATTCGAGCGCACGGCTGGCCGAGCACGTGGACTTCGTGACGTCGCAGTCGTCGACCGGCCTGGGTGCGGTGCTCGGTGACACTGCGACAGTGCTGGCATCGCTGCGCTCGTACAACTCTCGCATCGGCGAGACCCTCGCGAACATGAACAGCTTCCTCGGGAACTTCGATCGTGCGGCCAAGGGTGACTATCTGATGTTCGACGGCACCCTCGACATCCCCGCCGGCATCGAGAACCTGATCACCGGCGGGACGGCCGCACTGCCGCCCGAGGCAGGGTCGATGCGCTCGCTGTTGTCGGGAGGTATCGGATGA
- a CDS encoding MlaD family protein: MRRVVLVQLILFALTAAVVVPFGIAYVAGPRAFGDPIRLHTNMSDALGLTAGTTVTYRGVQVGKVASVALDAEHGGARVEFDLDPGTRIPQDSIAKVGMGTVAGIQNVDIFPNTAAGPYLEDGDTLAAPQDQQPVQMDQLMGDAARLLGSIDPDAVSTLGTELGASFEGLGPSLTGLIDDGDRLTALLERQAPELRSLLTRTASLVGTMAEASDSFVRGMGAARTFTGQLDDNRPVLVYLVDRSPEALTRTRELFDRYHDTFGALLANLATVTPVISDRHDALAAGLDEIPEGLGKLESIVKGDRAEFALVGTQGPVCNFDTTRRAVGALTPTEPNLTLYCPPGTDIAQRGSRTAPRPDDLGLQNATTPGTVIGPPMVQDPILVPTGVEALDQWNQLLEELGDGER; the protein is encoded by the coding sequence ATGAGGCGCGTCGTGCTGGTCCAGCTGATCCTGTTCGCGCTGACGGCCGCAGTGGTCGTGCCGTTCGGTATCGCGTACGTGGCCGGTCCACGCGCCTTCGGAGACCCGATCCGACTGCATACGAACATGTCCGACGCACTCGGGCTCACCGCGGGAACGACCGTCACCTACCGCGGCGTGCAGGTCGGGAAGGTCGCGTCGGTGGCGCTCGACGCCGAACACGGCGGTGCGCGTGTCGAGTTCGACCTCGATCCGGGGACCCGGATCCCGCAGGACAGCATCGCAAAGGTCGGGATGGGGACCGTTGCCGGCATCCAGAACGTCGACATCTTCCCGAACACCGCCGCCGGGCCGTATCTCGAGGACGGCGACACCCTGGCCGCGCCACAGGATCAGCAGCCCGTCCAGATGGACCAACTGATGGGGGACGCCGCGAGGCTGCTCGGCAGTATCGACCCCGACGCCGTCAGCACCCTCGGCACCGAGTTGGGCGCATCCTTCGAGGGGCTCGGGCCCAGCCTGACCGGACTGATCGACGACGGCGACCGGCTCACCGCTCTGCTCGAACGGCAGGCACCCGAACTGCGCTCACTGCTCACGCGCACCGCGAGCCTGGTGGGGACGATGGCAGAGGCCTCCGATTCGTTCGTCCGCGGGATGGGTGCGGCGCGCACCTTCACCGGCCAACTCGACGACAACCGGCCGGTCCTGGTGTATCTGGTCGACCGTTCGCCCGAGGCGCTCACCCGCACCAGGGAACTGTTCGACCGGTACCACGACACCTTCGGTGCGCTGCTGGCGAATCTCGCGACGGTCACCCCGGTCATCTCCGACAGACATGACGCACTGGCCGCGGGACTCGACGAGATCCCCGAAGGGCTCGGCAAGCTCGAATCGATCGTCAAGGGGGACCGGGCGGAGTTCGCGCTCGTCGGTACGCAGGGGCCCGTGTGCAACTTCGACACGACCCGTCGCGCCGTGGGCGCCCTGACGCCCACCGAGCCGAACCTCACGCTGTACTGCCCGCCCGGAACCGACATCGCGCAGCGCGGATCGCGAACGGCCCCACGCCCCGACGATCTCGGGCTGCAGAACGCGACGACGCCGGGAACGGTCATCGGCCCGCCGATGGTGCAGGACCCGATCCTCGTCCCCACCGGGGTCGAGGCGCTCGACCAATGGAACCAACTGCTGGAGGAGCTCGGAGATGGCGAACGATAA
- a CDS encoding mce associated protein mas1a → MANDKPDNGDDTATTGAVATAAQPVVDAAADTSEPSSTDRRRFGIVPVAILAVLAVVLGAVAGWQWWEQRQLDSLRDAAIDTTGDYAQTMASFDYQNLDANRDKIAGMSTPEFTGKYNEMVDALRALVTDGQGQATATVTNIGVQSLDDSSAVMLAFVDQEAKNVIAPEGKSQKYRMVVMLERDGDRWVVDNVETK, encoded by the coding sequence ATGGCGAACGATAAGCCGGACAACGGCGACGACACCGCGACCACCGGTGCGGTTGCCACGGCGGCGCAACCGGTGGTGGACGCGGCCGCGGACACGAGCGAGCCGTCTTCGACCGACCGGCGCCGGTTCGGGATCGTCCCCGTCGCGATCCTGGCGGTTCTGGCCGTCGTCCTCGGAGCGGTGGCGGGCTGGCAGTGGTGGGAGCAGCGGCAGCTCGATTCACTGCGCGACGCGGCGATCGACACCACCGGTGACTACGCGCAGACGATGGCGTCGTTCGACTACCAGAACCTGGACGCGAACCGCGACAAGATCGCGGGGATGTCCACGCCCGAGTTCACCGGCAAGTACAACGAGATGGTCGACGCGTTGCGGGCACTCGTCACCGACGGTCAGGGGCAGGCGACGGCCACCGTCACGAACATCGGTGTCCAGAGCCTCGACGATTCGAGTGCGGTGATGCTGGCCTTCGTCGACCAGGAGGCGAAGAACGTGATTGCCCCCGAAGGCAAGTCGCAGAAGTACCGGATGGTCGTGATGCTCGAACGGGACGGCGATCGCTGGGTCGTCGACAACGTCGAGACCAAGTAG
- a CDS encoding oxygenase MpaB family protein has protein sequence MPTNYLDLAGAEPRLTNERTRIRIATAPRRARGPARISDALDFWSFAGGAANVVMQLSWPEVGHGVAESKVESGSLVKHPWKRARTTFTYLSVAILGTDDECRAYREAVNGAHRYVRSDENSPVTYNAFHRELQLWVAACLFIGFEDTHQLLHGKMTPAQAEEFYRSSSTLGTTLQVTEDMWPATRADFDRYWNIACERVAIDDTVRGYLTDLIGLRMVSWPLRLVFGDLLQFLTAGFLAPLFREQLGLEWSEDDRRRFEHLFIFVAFVNRFVPRFVRHLPSRVLMRDLQRRIRRGRRLV, from the coding sequence ATGCCGACCAACTATCTGGACCTCGCGGGCGCCGAGCCGCGACTGACCAACGAGCGCACCCGGATTCGCATCGCGACCGCGCCGCGCCGGGCACGCGGCCCGGCCCGGATCTCCGATGCCCTCGACTTCTGGTCGTTCGCCGGCGGCGCGGCGAACGTCGTGATGCAGCTGTCGTGGCCGGAGGTGGGACACGGGGTCGCGGAGAGCAAGGTCGAGTCCGGCAGTCTGGTCAAGCATCCGTGGAAGCGTGCCCGCACCACGTTCACGTACCTGTCGGTGGCGATCCTCGGCACCGACGACGAGTGCCGTGCCTACCGGGAGGCGGTGAACGGCGCCCACCGGTACGTGCGGTCGGACGAGAACAGTCCGGTGACCTACAACGCCTTCCACCGGGAACTGCAGTTGTGGGTTGCGGCATGCCTTTTCATCGGGTTCGAGGACACTCACCAGCTGCTGCACGGGAAGATGACGCCCGCGCAGGCCGAGGAGTTCTACCGCTCGTCGTCGACCCTGGGCACCACGCTGCAGGTCACCGAGGACATGTGGCCGGCCACGCGCGCCGACTTCGACCGGTACTGGAACATCGCCTGCGAGCGGGTCGCGATCGACGACACCGTCCGCGGATACCTCACCGATCTGATCGGACTGCGGATGGTGTCGTGGCCGCTGCGACTGGTGTTCGGTGACCTGCTGCAGTTCCTCACCGCCGGATTCCTGGCGCCGCTGTTCCGGGAACAGCTCGGGCTGGAGTGGAGCGAGGACGATCGCCGCCGGTTCGAGCACCTGTTCATCTTCGTCGCGTTCGTCAACCGCTTCGTTCCCCGATTCGTCCGGCATCTGCCGAGTCGGGTGCTGATGCGCGACCTGCAACGTCGGATCCGGCGCGGCAGGCGACTCGTGTAG
- a CDS encoding PrsW family intramembrane metalloprotease gives MSTTETIDELQQSRVAAIDNSGWGRSFAFYQPRNAAFWVYLLLVASGILTFFAMLATSSGAYGRAIAVAAVSFTVYGAAFWWFTRHIDRYARQPLKLIVVAFLWGGFAATWVMAATANDALLALYAKVFGQAWSLDWGAGLAAPFTEEVAKGIGLLLLVSLAPRLVRTAFDGFILGAFLGLGFQIIEDIVYALNSAGSQFGANQVEAAMSTVWLRMATGVTAHVLYSAIFCAGLVYLMGRPGEPRRAGRGLALMACAMLLHGVWDSAGAITRGNGALMLVMIVGMILVGLYVVVRVFKMTVPREREYLRHVMAPEVANGVITDAELEAMCGDRKARRAFRKAPDTHHERKRAGFVLEAAGDLADELAGSRGTDTGRVEFARSEVRRIRAGVPSANP, from the coding sequence GTGAGCACCACCGAGACGATCGACGAGCTGCAGCAGTCCCGCGTCGCGGCGATCGACAACTCCGGCTGGGGTCGCTCGTTCGCGTTCTATCAGCCACGCAACGCCGCCTTCTGGGTGTACCTGCTGTTGGTCGCCAGCGGAATCCTGACCTTCTTCGCGATGCTCGCCACTTCGTCGGGCGCGTACGGTCGGGCGATTGCCGTCGCAGCCGTCTCCTTCACCGTGTACGGGGCGGCGTTCTGGTGGTTCACCCGGCACATCGACCGGTACGCCCGCCAGCCGCTGAAGCTGATCGTCGTCGCGTTCCTGTGGGGTGGATTCGCCGCTACGTGGGTGATGGCGGCTACCGCCAACGATGCCCTGCTGGCCCTGTACGCGAAGGTGTTCGGGCAGGCGTGGTCGCTCGACTGGGGAGCCGGTCTCGCCGCGCCCTTCACCGAGGAGGTCGCCAAGGGGATCGGCCTGCTGCTCCTCGTCTCGTTGGCGCCGAGACTGGTGCGAACCGCCTTCGACGGCTTCATCCTCGGCGCATTCCTGGGCCTCGGATTCCAGATCATCGAGGACATCGTCTACGCGTTGAACTCCGCCGGGTCGCAGTTCGGGGCCAACCAGGTGGAGGCCGCCATGTCGACGGTCTGGCTGCGCATGGCCACCGGAGTCACCGCACACGTCCTCTACAGCGCGATCTTCTGCGCCGGCCTGGTCTACCTGATGGGGCGTCCGGGCGAGCCGCGCCGGGCGGGAAGAGGACTGGCGCTGATGGCGTGCGCGATGCTGCTGCACGGCGTCTGGGATTCCGCCGGGGCGATCACCCGCGGCAACGGTGCGCTGATGCTGGTGATGATCGTCGGGATGATCCTGGTCGGGCTGTACGTCGTGGTTCGCGTCTTCAAGATGACGGTTCCGCGCGAGCGCGAGTACCTGCGGCACGTCATGGCGCCCGAGGTGGCGAACGGTGTGATCACCGATGCCGAACTCGAGGCGATGTGTGGCGACCGCAAGGCGCGCAGGGCGTTCCGGAAGGCTCCGGACACCCACCACGAACGCAAACGCGCCGGTTTCGTCCTCGAGGCGGCCGGGGACCTGGCGGACGAGTTGGCGGGGTCTCGCGGAACCGACACCGGCCGCGTCGAATTCGCGCGATCCGAGGTTCGGCGGATCCGTGCCGGCGTCCCCTCGGCGAATCCGTAG
- a CDS encoding type 1 glutamine amidotransferase — protein sequence MSESTVRIGLVLPDVMGTYGDGGNALILRQRLRMRGYDAEIVDITLSDPVPDSLDVYTLGGAEDSAQRLATRHLNTYPGLQRAAERGAPVLAICAAIQVLGHWYETSAGERVEGVSMLDATTTPQATRSIGEVITTPLIDGLTAPLSGFENHRGGTTLGADAEPVGRVTHGVGNGVGDGLEGVTQGSVIGTYMHGPVLARNPELADLLLKRALGVDELAPLDLPEVEQLRRERLRVR from the coding sequence ATGTCTGAGTCGACGGTCCGCATCGGCCTGGTCCTGCCCGACGTCATGGGCACCTACGGCGACGGCGGCAACGCCCTGATCCTGCGGCAGCGCCTGCGCATGCGCGGATACGACGCCGAGATCGTCGACATCACGCTCAGCGATCCCGTCCCCGACTCCCTCGACGTCTACACCCTCGGTGGCGCCGAGGACTCGGCGCAGCGCCTCGCGACCCGCCACCTCAACACCTATCCGGGCCTGCAGCGCGCCGCCGAGCGTGGCGCACCCGTGCTCGCGATCTGCGCGGCGATCCAGGTGCTCGGGCACTGGTACGAGACGTCGGCCGGCGAGCGCGTCGAGGGCGTCTCGATGCTCGACGCCACCACCACCCCGCAGGCCACGCGCTCGATCGGCGAGGTCATCACCACGCCGCTGATCGACGGTCTGACCGCTCCCCTGTCGGGATTCGAGAACCACCGCGGTGGAACGACTCTCGGCGCCGACGCCGAGCCCGTGGGCCGGGTGACCCACGGCGTGGGCAACGGCGTCGGCGACGGACTCGAAGGCGTCACGCAGGGCTCGGTGATCGGCACCTACATGCACGGACCGGTACTCGCACGGAATCCGGAGCTGGCGGACCTGCTGCTGAAGCGCGCCCTCGGGGTGGACGAGTTGGCGCCGCTGGATCTGCCCGAGGTGGAGCAGCTGCGCCGCGAACGGTTGCGGGTGCGCTGA
- a CDS encoding Mur ligase family protein: protein MGTSTRISLRGRLALRAAAAAAWASQKAGRGKGSMIGGLIALKIDPTLMEQLGRGRRSVVITGTNGKSTTTRMTAAALATLDEVATQADGANMDAGIVAALTARVNAPLAALEVDELHVPHVSDAVNPEVVVLLNLSRDQLDRVGEINMIERKLRAGLERHPDTIVVANCDDVLVTSVAYDCKNVIWVAAGSGWASDSVSCPRTGEPIVWDGPNWRSTGSDFARPTPDWWLDDDNLYGPDGLVLPMKLTLPGRANRGNAAQAVAAAVAMGAKAEDAVAAASIVEEVAGRYSTVQVGAHSVHMLLAKNPAGWQEALSMIDHSVDGLVIAVNGQVPDGEDLSWLWDVRFEHFEGVKVVAAGERGTDLAVRLTYAGVEHTLEPDPLKAIASCPPGRVEVLANYTAFRDLNTAIAKENSRDV, encoded by the coding sequence GTGGGAACTAGCACTCGGATCAGTCTGCGCGGACGCCTCGCCCTGCGTGCCGCGGCCGCTGCGGCGTGGGCATCGCAGAAGGCCGGACGCGGCAAGGGCTCGATGATCGGCGGCCTGATCGCGCTGAAGATCGACCCGACCCTGATGGAGCAACTGGGTCGCGGACGCCGCAGCGTGGTGATCACCGGCACCAACGGCAAGTCGACCACCACCCGCATGACCGCGGCGGCGCTGGCGACGCTCGACGAGGTCGCGACGCAGGCCGACGGCGCCAACATGGACGCCGGTATCGTCGCCGCGCTCACCGCGCGCGTGAACGCCCCGCTCGCGGCCCTCGAGGTGGACGAGCTGCACGTCCCGCACGTGTCCGACGCCGTGAACCCCGAAGTCGTGGTGCTGCTCAACCTCAGCCGCGACCAGCTGGACCGGGTCGGCGAGATCAACATGATCGAGCGCAAGCTGCGCGCCGGCCTCGAACGGCACCCCGACACGATCGTGGTCGCGAACTGCGACGACGTGCTGGTCACCTCCGTCGCCTACGACTGCAAGAACGTGATCTGGGTGGCCGCGGGCAGCGGTTGGGCCAGCGATTCGGTGAGCTGCCCGCGCACCGGCGAGCCGATCGTGTGGGACGGCCCGAACTGGCGCAGCACCGGCTCCGACTTCGCGCGTCCGACGCCGGACTGGTGGCTCGACGACGACAACCTGTACGGCCCCGACGGGCTTGTGCTCCCGATGAAGCTGACGCTGCCGGGCAGGGCGAACCGCGGCAACGCGGCCCAGGCCGTCGCCGCCGCCGTCGCGATGGGGGCGAAGGCGGAGGACGCCGTGGCCGCCGCATCGATCGTCGAGGAGGTCGCCGGCCGCTACAGCACCGTGCAGGTGGGCGCGCACTCCGTGCACATGCTGCTGGCGAAGAACCCGGCCGGCTGGCAGGAGGCGCTGTCGATGATCGACCACAGCGTCGACGGCCTCGTCATCGCCGTCAACGGCCAGGTCCCCGACGGCGAGGATTTGTCGTGGTTGTGGGACGTGCGCTTCGAGCACTTCGAGGGAGTCAAGGTCGTCGCCGCCGGTGAGCGCGGCACCGACCTCGCGGTCCGCCTGACGTACGCCGGCGTCGAGCACACGCTCGAGCCGGACCCGTTGAAGGCGATCGCGTCGTGCCCGCCCGGACGGGTCGAGGTACTCGCCAACTACACGGCGTTCCGTGACCTCAACACCGCGATCGCGAAGGAGAACAGCCGCGATGTCTGA
- a CDS encoding SHOCT domain-containing protein, whose translation MDSFWDFLWVILVSFAFVAYLMLLFSIITDLFRDHKSSGWVKAIWVVFLIILPFITALVYLIVKGDDMTKRSIASAQHMKDAQDSYIRQVAGKSGAEQIADAKSLLDSGTITQEEFQALKAKALAS comes from the coding sequence ATGGACTCTTTCTGGGATTTTCTCTGGGTGATTCTCGTCAGCTTCGCGTTCGTCGCCTACCTGATGCTGTTGTTCTCGATCATCACGGACCTGTTCCGGGATCACAAGAGCTCCGGCTGGGTCAAGGCAATCTGGGTGGTCTTCCTGATCATCCTCCCGTTCATCACCGCCCTCGTGTACCTGATCGTCAAGGGCGACGACATGACAAAGCGGTCCATCGCTTCCGCACAGCACATGAAGGACGCGCAGGACTCCTACATCCGCCAGGTGGCCGGTAAGTCCGGCGCGGAGCAGATCGCCGACGCCAAGTCGCTGCTCGACTCCGGCACCATCACGCAGGAGGAGTTCCAGGCGCTCAAGGCCAAGGCTCTCGCCAGCTGA